A section of the Virgibacillus sp. NKC19-3 genome encodes:
- a CDS encoding erythromycin resistance leader peptide → MTHAMRLRFSALNQ, encoded by the coding sequence ATGACACATGCGATGAGACTACGTTTCTCAGCTTTGAACCAGTAA
- a CDS encoding ABC transporter permease, whose product MTFRQFAFNNVIRNKRLYAAYFLSSLFTVMVFFAFAIFAFHPAFMDGSIRGEILYGMAIAGGIIYVFSFFFVLYSMSSFLQSRKREFGLLMMQGMSTKQIRLMVFMENMLIGFLATLGGIILGLVFAKAILLLAENVLVIDETLNFYFPTAAMILTFVSFIILFICISLFVSFILRTRKLIDLIKGDVRSKGEPKASIILTIIAAILLIVGYGTALSVEGIQVVVAMMPVIIVVTIGTYLLFTQLSVYVIRRLKRSKRFFWRKTNMVLFSDLSFRMKDNARTFFMVAIISTVAFSAIGSLYGFQSYATRGLEEMHPFTFSYNSNPDDQEGDMEKDIGIIEKTMDAYHIQTDARVVDMNYFNQNDEDVLITNESDYNQVAALIGEKKVQVEDDEAIVVADSDRVLMPGSESDRLMNVPIELADGTTIEPSRMMEAHVLPEMFSYYIISDDRYEQLPQPTSTETNVAWIADNAQHDTLVQVGEDIFNEIGGYNFLAIDHTIYQINKAYGPIMFIGLFIGIVFFVSAGSFLYFRLYTDLDDDKEKFKTIAKMGLTNSELKKVINRQTAILFFAPIVVALVHGAVALTALSHMFDYNLLQESTLVLGSFALIQVVYFGIVRYFYTKQIREAIY is encoded by the coding sequence GTGACTTTTCGTCAGTTCGCGTTTAATAATGTCATCCGCAACAAACGGTTGTATGCTGCTTATTTCTTGAGTAGCCTGTTCACCGTGATGGTTTTCTTTGCATTCGCCATCTTTGCCTTTCATCCGGCTTTTATGGATGGATCGATTCGAGGTGAAATATTGTACGGCATGGCGATTGCCGGGGGAATCATTTATGTGTTTTCTTTCTTTTTTGTCTTGTACTCCATGAGTTCGTTTTTGCAGTCGCGCAAGAGAGAGTTCGGACTGCTGATGATGCAGGGGATGTCCACGAAACAAATCCGTCTAATGGTATTTATGGAAAATATGCTGATCGGTTTTCTTGCTACATTGGGCGGTATTATACTTGGTCTTGTCTTTGCCAAGGCGATATTACTGCTTGCGGAAAATGTCCTCGTTATTGATGAAACACTTAATTTTTATTTTCCGACAGCGGCGATGATCTTAACATTTGTATCGTTTATTATTTTGTTTATATGTATTTCACTATTCGTGTCATTTATTCTCCGTACACGAAAATTGATCGACTTAATCAAAGGGGATGTGCGATCAAAAGGTGAGCCAAAAGCATCCATTATACTTACAATTATTGCTGCAATTCTACTTATCGTCGGCTATGGCACGGCTCTATCTGTAGAAGGAATACAGGTCGTTGTTGCCATGATGCCAGTGATTATTGTTGTCACTATTGGAACATATTTGCTATTTACCCAATTAAGTGTCTATGTCATCCGACGTTTGAAACGAAGCAAGCGATTTTTTTGGCGTAAAACAAATATGGTGCTTTTTTCTGATTTATCATTCCGAATGAAGGATAACGCACGAACATTTTTTATGGTGGCCATTATTTCAACTGTTGCTTTTAGCGCCATTGGTTCCTTATATGGTTTCCAGTCGTATGCGACAAGAGGGCTGGAGGAGATGCATCCGTTCACATTTTCGTATAATTCCAATCCGGATGATCAGGAAGGCGATATGGAAAAAGATATTGGCATCATTGAAAAAACAATGGATGCATATCATATTCAAACAGACGCACGTGTCGTTGACATGAATTATTTTAACCAGAATGATGAAGATGTGTTAATTACCAACGAATCTGACTATAATCAAGTGGCAGCACTGATTGGTGAAAAAAAGGTTCAGGTAGAAGATGATGAAGCGATTGTTGTAGCAGATAGCGATAGAGTGTTAATGCCTGGCAGTGAATCGGATAGATTGATGAATGTTCCGATTGAATTGGCAGATGGTACAACCATAGAACCAAGCAGGATGATGGAAGCTCATGTGCTGCCGGAGATGTTTTCCTATTACATTATCAGTGATGATAGGTATGAACAGTTACCACAACCTACTTCCACGGAGACGAATGTAGCATGGATTGCGGATAATGCACAGCATGATACACTTGTACAGGTAGGGGAAGATATATTTAATGAAATAGGTGGCTATAACTTTTTAGCAATCGACCACACCATTTATCAAATTAATAAAGCATATGGTCCTATCATGTTTATTGGATTATTCATCGGGATCGTGTTCTTTGTTTCCGCTGGAAGCTTTCTGTATTTCCGTCTTTATACCGATCTTGATGATGATAAGGAAAAATTCAAGACGATTGCGAAAATGGGGTTGACGAATTCCGAATTGAAAAAAGTGATCAACCGACAAACAGCAATTTTATTTTTCGCACCGATTGTTGTTGCACTTGTTCATGGAGCAGTAGCACTAACGGCGCTCTCACACATGTTTGATTATAACCTTCTACAGGAGTCGACGCTTGTGCTTGGCAGTTTTGCATTGATTCAGGTTGTGTATTTTGGGATAGTAAGGTATTTTTATACGAAACAAATACGAGAAGCTATTTACTAG
- a CDS encoding ABC transporter ATP-binding protein, protein MLQIKNASKVYEGKIAYKALSAIDLEIEKGEFVAIMGPSGSGKTTLLNMIATIDEPTSGEVLIERKNPHKLNKNELAKFRRRELGFVFQEFNLLHTLTVEENIVLPLTLDGARVKDMKNKAEVIAKKLGISQIMDKRTYEISGGQAQRAATARAMIHQPKLLLADEPTGNLDSKASKDVMEMFEAINKEDGTTMMLVTHDPQAASYSDRVVFIRDGKFYSEIHRGESRQTFFQKIIDTLSLMGGDDSDFSSVRV, encoded by the coding sequence ATGTTACAAATAAAAAATGCTAGTAAAGTGTACGAAGGAAAAATTGCCTATAAGGCTTTGTCAGCGATTGATCTGGAAATTGAAAAGGGTGAGTTCGTCGCAATTATGGGACCATCCGGAAGCGGGAAGACGACCCTTCTCAATATGATTGCTACCATCGATGAACCTACATCGGGGGAAGTTCTGATTGAAAGGAAAAATCCACATAAGTTGAATAAGAATGAGCTTGCCAAATTCAGGAGACGAGAATTAGGATTTGTGTTTCAAGAATTTAACCTCTTGCACACATTGACAGTTGAGGAAAATATTGTTTTGCCACTTACGTTGGATGGAGCACGTGTCAAGGATATGAAAAATAAAGCAGAGGTTATAGCGAAAAAACTTGGTATTTCCCAGATCATGGATAAGCGTACCTATGAAATATCCGGTGGTCAAGCACAGCGCGCAGCTACTGCCAGAGCAATGATCCATCAGCCCAAATTACTACTTGCGGATGAACCGACAGGAAACTTAGATTCCAAAGCTTCTAAAGATGTGATGGAAATGTTTGAAGCCATCAATAAAGAGGATGGGACAACGATGATGCTTGTTACCCATGATCCGCAGGCAGCGAGCTATTCTGATCGGGTTGTTTTCATTCGTGATGGGAAATTTTATTCGGAAATTCACCGTGGGGAGAGCCGGCAAACCTTTTTCCAAAAAATTATTGATACGCTTTCCCTGATGGGAGGGGATGACAGTGACTTTTCGTCAGTTCGCGTTTAA
- a CDS encoding sensor histidine kinase, with protein sequence MKLFMNENKLLIGLQCFQFLMVFFVLWLDGYREIQTISYVVFLGFFLFGCYLVYHYFTRRKYYQRLEKPLESLDESLQKTESVPIAKALDHLLKSQYKLYTAQLSEIDSSKEEHFTFIDRWVHQMKTPLSVIELTAQNLDEPESSNIREETEQIKTGLNTVLYMARLRTIEQDFQIKPVDVEELVHEINQDNKRFFIRNEVYPKLEKDKSRIVVESDEKWLLFIMTQLIQNAVKYSAGRSKQIILSLYERKGAAVFEVKDFGIGIPEADRKRIFHAFYTGENGRKFRESTGMGLYLVKEVSDYLGHAIEVESTIGEGTKFRIVFSSAQNITSL encoded by the coding sequence ATGAAGTTATTCATGAATGAAAATAAATTATTGATCGGATTGCAATGTTTTCAGTTTCTCATGGTTTTTTTCGTTCTATGGTTGGATGGATACCGTGAGATTCAAACGATAAGCTATGTGGTTTTTCTTGGATTTTTCTTATTTGGCTGTTATCTTGTCTATCATTATTTTACTAGAAGAAAATATTACCAACGGCTTGAGAAACCGTTGGAGTCACTTGATGAATCATTGCAAAAAACGGAATCTGTTCCGATTGCAAAAGCGCTCGATCATTTGTTGAAATCGCAGTACAAGTTATACACAGCACAACTTAGCGAAATTGATTCCAGTAAAGAAGAACATTTTACGTTTATCGATCGATGGGTGCATCAAATGAAAACACCGCTTTCAGTAATTGAATTGACTGCTCAAAATCTCGATGAACCGGAATCATCGAATATTCGAGAAGAAACCGAGCAGATAAAGACAGGCTTGAATACGGTTTTGTATATGGCGCGCCTTAGGACGATTGAGCAGGATTTCCAGATTAAACCAGTAGATGTAGAGGAGCTTGTTCATGAAATTAACCAGGATAATAAACGTTTTTTTATCCGGAATGAAGTCTATCCAAAATTGGAAAAAGACAAATCCAGGATCGTCGTAGAATCAGATGAGAAGTGGCTGTTGTTTATCATGACACAGCTCATCCAAAATGCGGTGAAATATTCGGCAGGAAGAAGCAAGCAAATCATTCTTTCTCTTTATGAACGTAAGGGGGCGGCTGTTTTTGAAGTGAAGGACTTTGGAATAGGGATTCCGGAAGCTGATCGTAAGCGAATCTTTCATGCATTTTATACTGGTGAAAATGGGCGTAAGTTCCGAGAATCAACCGGTATGGGGCTGTATCTTGTCAAAGAGGTGTCCGATTATCTGGGACATGCTATTGAGGTGGAAAGTACAATCGGTGAAGGGACAAAATTTCGCATTGTATTTTCATCTGCACAAAACATTACATCACTGTAA
- a CDS encoding response regulator transcription factor → MEKIMIVEDDIKIANHLYTFIEKYSYDVVIADDFENLMTTFRSYLPDLVLLDINLPSFDGFYWCRQIRLESICPVIFISARTGEMDQVMALENGGDDFITKPFHPDIVMAKIRSQLRRAYGEYAAKHEERILQKHGLKLFPERFELKFASNTVALTKKETDIIESLMDRHPRVAGREDLLEKLWDDQTFVDENTLNVNITRVRKKFQELGINDAVETVRGAGYRLHVTWDEATPL, encoded by the coding sequence ATGGAGAAAATAATGATTGTCGAAGATGACATAAAAATTGCGAATCATTTGTATACCTTTATAGAAAAATACAGCTATGATGTTGTTATAGCCGATGACTTTGAAAACTTGATGACTACGTTTCGTAGTTATCTTCCGGATCTTGTTTTACTTGATATCAACCTTCCTAGTTTTGATGGATTCTATTGGTGTAGACAAATTCGTCTTGAATCGATCTGTCCCGTTATTTTTATTTCTGCTCGGACTGGGGAAATGGATCAGGTGATGGCGCTGGAAAATGGCGGGGACGATTTTATTACAAAGCCCTTTCATCCGGATATTGTCATGGCAAAAATACGCAGTCAATTGCGCCGGGCTTATGGGGAATATGCGGCGAAACATGAGGAGAGAATCCTTCAAAAGCATGGGCTCAAGCTTTTTCCAGAACGATTTGAGCTCAAATTTGCCAGTAATACAGTTGCGCTCACCAAGAAAGAGACAGATATCATCGAAAGCTTGATGGACAGACATCCAAGGGTGGCCGGTAGGGAAGACTTACTGGAAAAATTATGGGATGATCAAACGTTTGTCGATGAAAATACACTGAATGTAAATATTACCCGTGTTCGGAAAAAATTCCAAGAGCTTGGAATCAATGATGCTGTGGAAACGGTTAGAGGTGCAGGCTACCGGCTTCATGTGACATGGGATGAGGCGACTCCACTATGA
- a CDS encoding cation:proton antiporter has translation MSSHQVLLLLFIGYIVFSMDKKQTYFPVPVVLVIVGLALAFVPYFDDITISKELLFNVFLPALLFTSAYNFPLDYLRKNKWIVICLGTLGLLLTVILLGSAIYVVSATFIQMSFVGALLMASILSPTDPVSVVSILKSALSNEKIADVVESESLLNDGTSIVLFSIFFGMFVQETSFSIGAFLGEFLFVSIGGVALGVTFGWLMSKAVHYSSHRTYQVMLSLIVAYGSFYLGELVGVSGVLSTVTAGMMLSWEFGKNIKEAHFRDSLDGFWNIVEPSLLALLFLLIGIQAADYLVFSQWTLAVIIFILSLVTRWLAFTGLTQIIPAWRSEFTLKDSSLITWAGIKGTMSVALLMGLEAAASNDDILISLTFAVILLSLVVQSVGVYPLTKRLKI, from the coding sequence TTGAGTTCCCATCAAGTACTGCTTTTGCTGTTCATTGGATATATCGTATTCTCTATGGATAAAAAACAAACCTATTTTCCGGTACCCGTTGTTTTAGTGATAGTAGGTTTAGCCCTTGCTTTTGTACCTTATTTTGATGATATAACGATTTCTAAAGAATTGTTATTTAATGTGTTTTTGCCTGCGTTGTTATTTACTTCCGCCTATAACTTTCCGCTTGATTATTTGCGAAAAAATAAATGGATAGTCATCTGTCTTGGTACGCTTGGTTTGCTATTAACCGTCATATTGCTAGGGTCAGCTATTTATGTTGTCAGTGCTACTTTTATACAAATGTCGTTTGTAGGAGCATTATTGATGGCCTCCATACTTTCGCCTACGGATCCGGTTTCTGTCGTTTCTATTTTAAAAAGCGCATTAAGTAATGAAAAAATAGCCGATGTTGTAGAAAGCGAATCGTTATTAAATGATGGTACGAGCATTGTACTTTTCTCTATATTTTTCGGGATGTTTGTCCAAGAAACAAGCTTTTCTATCGGCGCATTCCTCGGAGAATTTTTATTTGTATCTATCGGTGGTGTTGCCCTTGGTGTTACGTTTGGATGGCTAATGAGTAAAGCAGTGCATTATTCATCACACCGAACCTATCAAGTAATGTTAAGTTTGATTGTTGCCTATGGCAGTTTTTACCTTGGTGAATTAGTAGGCGTTTCCGGTGTACTATCCACGGTGACAGCAGGAATGATGCTCTCCTGGGAATTCGGAAAAAATATCAAAGAGGCTCATTTTCGAGATTCTCTGGACGGATTTTGGAACATTGTAGAGCCATCTCTGTTAGCCTTGCTGTTTTTGCTAATCGGCATCCAGGCAGCAGACTATTTAGTCTTTTCTCAGTGGACACTGGCGGTTATCATTTTTATTTTATCGTTAGTCACTCGCTGGTTGGCATTCACGGGATTAACTCAAATCATACCCGCATGGAGAAGCGAATTCACTTTAAAAGATAGTTCGCTGATTACATGGGCAGGTATAAAGGGAACGATGTCTGTAGCGTTACTTATGGGACTTGAAGCAGCAGCTAGTAATGATGATATCCTCATCTCTCTAACTTTCGCTGTGATTCTGCTTTCATTAGTCGTTCAAAGTGTAGGTGTATATCCGTTAACAAAACGATTAAAAATTTAG
- a CDS encoding sodium/glutamate symporter → MTPDQIGFTLLYLGVFLLIGKWIRVRVNWLQNLFLPSSVIGGFLALLLGPQVLGKIMENFVGEDSFWATGVMTPEVMEVWEALPGLMINVVFATLFLGATIPSLSKIWKIGGPQLSFGWTIGWGQYVIGILLAIFVLSPFFGLPPMTGALIEVAFEGGHGTAAGMQGTFEELGFSEGYDLAIGLATVGILSGVIVGIILINWAIRKEKTNVIKDVKGFSTLRKQGIMEFEKRDHAATMTVRPESIEPLSLHFAVVGLAVLVGYVILQFLIWLEGATWGAFTGSEFMTYIPLFPLAMIGGILLQIFFNKIDNTEIIDRQMMNRIQGFSLDILILTAIATVSLDIIGQYIIPFLLLAAAGIAWNVFGILYLAPRMIPSYWFERGIGDFGQSMGITATGLLLMRIADPKNESPAFEGFGYKQLIYEPFLGGGLVTALSIPLIYQLGAIPFFIFAVVMCVIGALTGLLYFGKKKS, encoded by the coding sequence ATGACACCTGATCAAATAGGGTTTACATTATTATATTTAGGGGTATTTCTTCTCATTGGAAAATGGATTCGTGTACGTGTGAATTGGCTGCAAAATTTATTTCTTCCATCCTCCGTCATTGGAGGTTTTTTAGCGTTGCTATTAGGGCCTCAGGTTCTCGGGAAGATCATGGAGAATTTTGTTGGTGAAGATTCATTTTGGGCTACTGGAGTTATGACGCCGGAAGTGATGGAAGTCTGGGAAGCCTTGCCTGGGTTGATGATCAATGTGGTCTTTGCAACATTATTCCTAGGAGCAACGATCCCATCATTATCTAAAATATGGAAAATAGGTGGCCCGCAGCTTTCATTTGGCTGGACGATCGGCTGGGGGCAATATGTCATTGGTATTTTACTTGCTATCTTCGTTCTATCTCCGTTCTTTGGACTGCCACCAATGACAGGCGCTTTAATTGAAGTAGCATTTGAAGGCGGGCATGGTACCGCTGCAGGAATGCAAGGTACATTTGAAGAACTCGGGTTTTCTGAAGGATATGATCTTGCTATTGGTTTAGCCACTGTCGGTATTCTATCCGGTGTAATTGTAGGGATTATCTTAATTAATTGGGCAATACGTAAAGAAAAGACAAATGTGATTAAGGATGTCAAAGGATTTTCCACTTTAAGAAAGCAAGGAATAATGGAATTTGAAAAGCGAGATCATGCAGCTACAATGACGGTTCGTCCAGAATCGATTGAACCCCTTTCCTTACATTTTGCAGTTGTTGGACTGGCTGTTTTGGTGGGGTATGTAATACTGCAATTCTTAATTTGGCTGGAAGGAGCAACATGGGGAGCCTTTACAGGTTCTGAATTCATGACATACATTCCCTTATTCCCATTAGCAATGATTGGTGGTATCCTCCTGCAGATTTTCTTTAATAAAATAGATAATACAGAGATTATCGATCGGCAAATGATGAATCGAATCCAAGGATTTTCCCTTGATATATTAATTCTGACAGCGATTGCTACGGTTTCCCTTGATATTATTGGTCAGTATATTATTCCATTTCTGCTATTGGCAGCAGCAGGAATAGCATGGAACGTATTTGGCATTCTTTATTTAGCACCACGAATGATCCCATCCTACTGGTTTGAACGTGGTATCGGAGATTTCGGACAATCGATGGGCATAACAGCTACAGGTTTATTATTGATGCGAATAGCAGATCCCAAAAATGAATCACCTGCATTTGAAGGTTTTGGTTACAAGCAATTGATATATGAGCCATTTCTTGGTGGCGGATTGGTAACCGCCTTATCGATACCGCTAATCTATCAACTTGGGGCGATACCATTCTTTATTTTTGCAGTGGTTATGTGTGTCATTGGTGCATTAACCGGGTTATTATATTTTGGTAAAAAGAAATCATAA
- a CDS encoding catalase yields MDEKSSSSENNRHVGQNAKQEQLNQYRINNAGEPMTTDEGKKRSQDTDQLKAGVRGPSLRQDYEFFEKMSRFDHEEIPERVVHARGYSAYGEFECYQSMKDVTKAGFLQEAGKTTPLTVRFSTVQGPKGSYDTARDLRCLGVKMYTEEGNYDLTTIAMPVLINQDAMKFPDAMHSYQSKQASDIPTATGAHDRFWDYVANNPEALHMVQWIMTDRGILRSYRMMESWSINTYLFVNEQGVATFVRFVWKPVLGVHSLLQDEAINLGGIDPDFHRKDLREAIDQGAYPEYELGVQLISMEDEFKFDFDVLDPAKFWPEELVPVRKVGKMTLNRNIDNYFTESEQVAFNPANVVPGIDFSNDPVLQGRLLAYRDTQQHRLGSSNYANLPINRPLCPFHNNQRRGYMKERIDVDPVNYHQNSLANNTPYTVPPEEGGYVSYPGKVEGYKIRARSDSFKDYFTQPRILWNSMTPIEKQHTIEGFSYQLGKVKSKSVRQQNANLLVNVDKEMACIIADNIGVEQPSGSNVPVSTSYPSLSQYHTPKYAYTQKVGVLIGDDFDTNEVTSVLDYLQQSGVFLEIVSEQLGTVTGSDGTSLNVDAIFITRSPYLYDALYIVGGRSKNEEKFSQDIMTYVSQAYKHYKPIGVATTGEAYMHRSSKNNFAGVVFAKNNENFREDFVSAIAQQRFWNRK; encoded by the coding sequence ATGGATGAGAAGTCATCATCTTCAGAAAACAATCGGCATGTAGGTCAAAATGCGAAACAGGAGCAACTAAATCAGTATCGCATTAATAATGCTGGAGAGCCAATGACGACAGATGAAGGGAAAAAAAGATCACAAGATACGGATCAATTGAAAGCAGGCGTACGCGGCCCCTCATTACGTCAAGACTATGAGTTTTTTGAAAAAATGTCACGGTTTGACCATGAAGAGATTCCGGAAAGAGTAGTTCATGCTAGGGGTTATAGTGCGTATGGTGAGTTTGAATGTTATCAATCTATGAAAGATGTGACAAAGGCGGGATTTTTACAAGAAGCAGGTAAAACAACGCCATTAACGGTTCGATTTTCTACTGTACAGGGACCTAAAGGGTCGTATGATACGGCACGAGATTTACGTTGCCTCGGTGTAAAGATGTATACAGAAGAAGGAAATTATGATTTAACAACAATTGCCATGCCTGTATTAATTAATCAAGACGCGATGAAGTTTCCGGATGCGATGCATTCGTATCAATCGAAGCAAGCAAGTGATATACCAACAGCTACTGGTGCACATGATAGATTCTGGGATTATGTAGCCAATAATCCCGAAGCACTTCATATGGTACAGTGGATCATGACCGATCGGGGGATTTTGAGAAGTTATCGAATGATGGAATCGTGGTCTATTAATACGTACTTGTTCGTCAATGAGCAAGGAGTCGCAACTTTTGTTCGTTTTGTGTGGAAGCCTGTACTGGGTGTTCACTCTCTGCTTCAAGATGAGGCCATAAACCTTGGTGGTATCGATCCAGACTTCCATCGCAAAGACTTGCGAGAGGCGATTGATCAAGGAGCGTATCCGGAATATGAATTGGGCGTCCAGTTGATTTCGATGGAGGATGAATTTAAATTTGATTTTGATGTTCTCGATCCTGCCAAGTTTTGGCCAGAAGAGCTTGTCCCGGTTCGCAAGGTTGGTAAGATGACATTAAATCGAAATATTGATAATTACTTTACAGAGTCTGAACAAGTCGCATTTAATCCTGCCAACGTCGTTCCGGGAATCGATTTTTCCAATGACCCTGTCTTGCAAGGAAGATTACTGGCGTATCGAGATACACAACAACATCGACTTGGCAGCTCTAATTACGCAAACTTACCAATTAATCGACCACTCTGCCCATTTCATAATAATCAGCGACGAGGTTATATGAAGGAGCGAATCGATGTTGATCCAGTAAACTATCATCAAAATTCACTCGCAAATAATACACCATACACGGTCCCCCCGGAAGAAGGCGGTTATGTAAGTTATCCAGGCAAAGTAGAAGGATACAAAATTAGAGCCAGAAGCGATTCGTTCAAAGATTACTTTACACAACCAAGGATACTTTGGAACAGCATGACCCCTATTGAAAAGCAGCATACCATTGAAGGGTTTAGTTATCAACTTGGCAAGGTAAAAAGTAAATCGGTTCGCCAGCAAAATGCTAATTTACTAGTCAATGTGGATAAGGAAATGGCTTGCATTATTGCTGATAATATCGGTGTAGAACAACCAAGTGGATCCAATGTCCCCGTTTCCACAAGTTACCCTTCGCTTAGCCAGTACCATACACCAAAATATGCTTATACGCAAAAAGTAGGTGTACTAATTGGCGATGATTTTGATACAAATGAGGTAACAAGTGTACTTGACTATTTACAGCAATCCGGAGTATTTCTTGAAATTGTAAGTGAACAACTTGGTACGGTTACAGGATCAGATGGCACAAGTCTTAACGTTGATGCCATATTCATTACAAGGAGTCCTTATCTGTATGATGCACTTTACATCGTTGGTGGGCGTTCAAAAAATGAGGAAAAATTTAGCCAGGATATCATGACTTATGTAAGTCAAGCATATAAACACTATAAACCGATTGGAGTTGCAACGACTGGAGAAGCATATATGCATAGGTCGAGTAAAAATAATTTTGCTGGCGTGGTTTTTGCTAAAAACAATGAAAACTTTAGAGAGGATTTTGTTTCAGCTATCGCGCAGCAACGCTTTTGGAACAGAAAATAG
- a CDS encoding glyceraldehyde-3-phosphate dehydrogenase, giving the protein MNRIRIAINGFGRIGRMVFRQAVMDDNLEVVAINASYPSATLAHLIKYDSVHGIFNEEVKAFHDTLTVNHKEVKIVNAREPDKLPWRQLDIDVVVEATGKFKTRESAGLHLQAGAKKVIITAPGKQVDKTIVMGVNEATYHPQKDDVISNASCTTNCLAPVMKVLDDNFTVTSGMMTTVHAITNDQKNLDNPHKDLRRARGCTQSIIPTSTGAAKAIGEVMPHLDGKLHGMALRVPTPNVSLVDLVVDVRESITVDVINHAFKRASENNLKGIVEYSDDPLVSIDYTTTDYSAIIDGLSTIVLEDNKLKVLAWYDNEWGYSRRVLDLTNYVGNYLHQEQVQIS; this is encoded by the coding sequence ATGAACAGGATCCGAATTGCTATAAATGGATTTGGCCGGATTGGGCGAATGGTCTTTCGTCAGGCGGTTATGGATGACAACCTAGAGGTCGTTGCAATTAATGCGAGCTATCCTTCAGCCACACTTGCACATTTAATAAAATACGATAGTGTTCATGGCATTTTTAACGAAGAAGTGAAAGCGTTTCATGATACACTAACTGTTAATCATAAAGAAGTTAAAATTGTAAACGCACGTGAACCGGATAAACTTCCGTGGAGGCAGCTGGATATTGATGTAGTCGTCGAAGCTACAGGTAAATTTAAAACGAGGGAAAGCGCGGGTCTGCATCTTCAGGCTGGTGCAAAGAAAGTGATTATTACAGCCCCTGGTAAACAAGTAGATAAGACAATCGTAATGGGTGTAAATGAAGCTACCTATCATCCACAAAAAGATGATGTGATTTCCAATGCTTCTTGTACAACAAATTGTTTAGCACCAGTAATGAAGGTATTGGATGATAACTTTACCGTAACCAGTGGTATGATGACAACAGTGCATGCGATTACAAACGATCAAAAGAATTTAGATAATCCGCATAAAGATTTGCGCAGGGCACGCGGGTGCACCCAATCTATTATTCCAACTTCAACTGGTGCGGCAAAGGCTATAGGTGAGGTAATGCCTCACTTAGATGGAAAACTACACGGTATGGCATTAAGGGTGCCCACACCAAATGTATCTTTGGTAGATTTAGTAGTAGATGTTAGAGAATCTATCACGGTTGATGTGATAAATCATGCATTTAAAAGAGCGTCTGAAAATAATTTGAAAGGAATTGTGGAGTATAGCGATGATCCACTCGTATCCATTGATTATACCACAACTGATTATTCAGCAATTATTGATGGATTATCCACTATTGTTTTGGAAGATAATAAACTCAAAGTTCTGGCATGGTATGATAATGAATGGGGTTATTCTAGGCGTGTGCTTGATTTAACAAATTATGTAGGAAACTATTTACACCAGGAGCAGGTGCAAATTTCATAA
- the coaE gene encoding dephospho-CoA kinase (Dephospho-CoA kinase (CoaE) performs the final step in coenzyme A biosynthesis.): MTLIIGLTGSIASGKSTVSLMFDDLNIPVIDADKISREVVKPGEKAYDNIIHAFGEDILREDNTLDREKLGSIVFADEERRKTLNRIVHPAVREKMLEQRDAYVQAEEPLVVLDIPLLFESKLTHFVDKVVVVYVEEKVQLQRLINRDGYTEEEAYQRIRAQIPIKEKAEKADAIINNNGDKYESYQQLEQLVKEWKDV, from the coding sequence ATGACGCTGATTATCGGATTAACAGGCAGTATCGCAAGTGGAAAAAGTACTGTTTCCTTAATGTTCGATGACTTGAATATACCCGTAATTGATGCAGATAAAATCTCAAGGGAAGTCGTAAAACCCGGTGAAAAAGCTTATGATAACATTATTCATGCATTTGGTGAGGATATTTTACGGGAGGATAATACGCTGGATCGGGAAAAGTTAGGTTCTATTGTCTTTGCTGATGAAGAAAGGCGAAAAACATTAAACCGTATTGTGCATCCTGCAGTCAGAGAAAAAATGCTTGAGCAACGAGATGCTTATGTACAAGCAGAAGAGCCTTTAGTTGTTCTCGATATACCTTTATTATTTGAGAGTAAGTTAACCCATTTTGTTGATAAGGTAGTAGTTGTCTATGTAGAGGAGAAAGTACAACTGCAACGTTTAATAAATCGGGACGGCTATACAGAAGAAGAAGCATACCAGCGTATCCGTGCTCAGATCCCTATTAAGGAAAAAGCGGAAAAAGCAGATGCTATTATCAATAATAATGGTGACAAATACGAATCCTATCAACAGTTGGAACAATTGGTAAAAGAATGGAAAGACGTATAA